In Malus sylvestris chromosome 16, drMalSylv7.2, whole genome shotgun sequence, the following are encoded in one genomic region:
- the LOC126606799 gene encoding histidine kinase 3-like gives MSLFHVFGFGLKVGHLLWMLCCWIVSLISMNWYLTGGIVTDTKVGLLGEAANMCLKWWEKIPMNISKIRHHYYQYIGSKRVRKTWWRRLLFSWVVGWTIGSLWILWYMSSQASEKRKETLASMCDERARMLQDQFNVSMNHIQAMSILISTFHHGKYPSAIDQKTFARYTERTAFERPLTSGVAYAVRVLHSEKEQFEKQQGWTIKRMDTLEQNQVHKNDYAPEALEPSPVQEEYAPVIFAQDTVRHVISFDMLTGKEDRQNVLRARESGKGVLTAPFRLLKTNRLGVILTFAVYKRDLPSNATPNERIQATDGYLGGIFHIESLVEKLLQQLASKQTILVDVYDTTNQSHPISMYGSNVSDDGLQHVSSLSFGDPLRNHEMRCRFKQKPPWPWLAITTSIGILVIALLVGYIFHATVNRIAKVEDDFHKMMELKKQAEAADVAKSQFLATVSHEIRTPMNGVLGMLHMLMDTNLDVTQLDYVRTAQGSGKALVSLINEVLDQAKIESGKLELEAVRFDLRAILDDVLSLFSGKSQQKGVELAVYISDQVPDMLIGDPGRFRQIITNLMGNSIKFTEKGHIFVTVHLVEELIGSIGVETESSSKNTLSGFPVADKHRSWGGFRCFGQDGSASRFSSSSDLINIIVSVEDTGVGIPLEAQSRVFTPFMQVGPSISRTHGGTGIGLSISKCLVGLMKGEIGFVSIPKIGSTFTFTAVFTNASSSSNELTIEQINSQSNAASSEFNGMTALVVDQRPVRAKMSSYHIERLGIRVEVVSDLNQGLASISCGSTTINMVLVEQEVWNKDSGTSALFVSNLRKIDGRVPPKLFILANSSSSCRISSATSGVSTPTVIMKPLRASMLAASLQRAMGVGNKGNLRNGELPSLSLRNLLLGRKILIIDDNNVNLRVAAGALKKYGAEVICADSGKKAISLLTPPHHFDACFMDIQMPEMDGFEATRRIRDLERNISNSIQAWHVPILAMTADVIQATHEECTKCGMDGYVSKPFEAEQLYREVSRFFQSTTTGNA, from the exons ATGAGTTTATTCCATGTATTTGGGTTCGGTTTAAAGGTGGGGCATCTGCTTTGGATGCTATGTTGCTGGATTGTATCTTTAATTTCCATGAACTGGTACCTCACTGGTGGGATTGTGACAGACACCAAGGTAGGTTTGCTTGGTGAAGCTGCCAATATGTGCCTCAAATGGTGGGAGAAAATCCCAATGAACATCAGCAAGATCCGCCACCATTACTACCAGTATATCGGGTCGAAGAGAGTCCGAAAAACGTGGTGGAGGAGGCTTTTGTTTTCGTGGGTGGTTGGGTGGACAATTGGGAGCCTCTGGATCTTGTGGTACATGAGCTCACAGGCCAGTGAGAAGAGGAAGGAGACTCTTGCAAGTATGTGTGATGAGAGGGCGAGGATGTTGCAGGATCAGTTTAATGTCAGCATGAACCATATCCAGGCCATGTCGATACTGATCTCAACATTCCACCACGGAAAGTATCCATCGGCCATTGATCAG AAAACTTTTGCGCGGTACACTGAAAGAACTGCTTTCGAGAGACCCCTCACAAGTGGCGTGGCATATGCTGTAAGGGTGCTCCACTCGGAAAAGGAACAATTTGAGAAGCAACAGGGCTGGACTATCAAGAGAATGGATACCCTCGAACAGAACCAGGTTCATAAGAATGACTATGCCCCAGAGGCCTTGGAACCTTCCCCAGTTCAGGAAGAATATGCTCCTGTTATCTTTGCACAGGATACCGTTAGACATGTCATCTCTTTTGATATGCTGACCGGAAAG GAAGATCGACAAAACGTGTTGCGTGCAAGAGAATCGGGAAAGGGGGTTCTTACTGCTCCTTTTCGGCTGCTTAAAACAAACAGACTTGGAGTAATACTGACATTTGCTGTCTACAAAAGAGATCTGCCCTCAAATGCAACTCCAAACGAAAGAATTCAGGCGACTGATGG GTATCTCGGTGGAATCTTTCATATTGAGTCACTAGTGGAGAAGTTACTTCAACAACTCGCTAGCAAGCAAACCATCCTTGTGGACGTGTATGATACTACCAATCAGTCGCATCCAATCAGCATGTACGGTTCAAATGTTTCAGATGATGGATTGCAGCACGTCAGCTCCTTGAGTTTTGGAGATCCCTTAAGGAACCATGAGATGCGGTGCAG GTTCAAACAGAAGCCACCTTGGCCGTGGTTAGCCATTACAACTTCTATTGGGATCCTTGTGATTGCATTGCTTGTTGGCTACATTTTCCATGCAACTGTAAATAGGATTGCCAAAGTGGAGGATGATTTCCATAAGATGATGGAACTCAAGAAACAGGCCGAGGCAGCTGATGTTGCCAAATCTCAG TTTCTTGCAACTGTTTCACACGAGATCAGAACCCCAATGAATGGTGTCCTAG GAATGTTACACATGCTAATGGACACAAACCTGGATGTTACTCAACTAGATTATGTCCGAACTGCCCAGGGAAGTGGAAAAGCTCTAgtctcacttataaatgaggTATTGGACCAGGCAAAGATTGAATCTGGTAAGCTGGAGCTTGAGGCAGTGCGTTTTGATCTGCGAGCTATTCTGGATGATGTTTTGTCACTCTTTTCGGGGAAGTCTCAACAAAAAGGAGTAGAG TTGGCAGTATACATCTCAGATCAGGTTCCTGATATGCTTATTGGTGATCCCGGACGGTTTAGGCAGATTATCACTAATCTCATGGGGAATTCAATCAAA TTCACAGAGAAAGGACACATCTTTGTGACGGTTCATCTTGTCGAGGAGCTGATCGGCTCAATAGGCGTTGAGACCGAATCATCATCCAAGAACACTTTGAGTGGTTTCCCCGTTGCAGATAAACACCGCAGTTGGGGAGGATTTAGGTGTTTCGGTCAAGATGGATCTGCAAGCCGTTTTTCATCCTCATCTGACCTCATCAATATTATTGTATCTGTTGAGGACACAGGAGTAGGAATCCCTCTAGAAGCCCAATCTCGTGTTTTCACTCCTTTTATGCAGGTGGGACCATCCATCTCACGTACACATGGAGGCACAGGAATTGGACTAAGCATAAGCAAGTGTTTGGTTGGCCTCATGAAAGGGGAAATCGGGTTTGTTAGCATTCCGAAGATTGGTTCCACATTTACATTTACTGCTGTTTTCACCAATGCCAGCTCCAGTTCAAATGAGTTAACCATCGAGCAAATCAACAGCCAGTCAAATGCTGCATCCTCAGAATTTAATGGCATGACGGCATTAGTAGTGGACCAAAGACCTGTTAGGGCCAAGATGTCAAGTTATCATATCGAACGGCTTGGAATTCGTGTTGAAGTAGTTTCTGATTTGAATCAGGGTTTAGCTAGCATAAGCTGTGGGAGTACAACTATCAATATGGTCCTTGTTGAACAGGAAGTCTGGAATAAAGATTCTGGAACTTCAGCTCTCTTTGTCAGTAATTTACGGAAAATTGATGGACGGGTTCCTCCAAAACTGTTCATTCTTGCCAATTCTAGTAGCTCATGCAGAATAAGCTCTGCAACTTCAGGTGTCTCTACCCCAACCGTTATCATGAAACCGCTCAGGGCAAGCATGCTCGCTGCCTCACTGCAAAGAGCCATGGGAGTTGGTAACAAGGGAAATCTCCGGAATGGGGAGCTCCCAAGTTTGTCTCTCCGCAATCTTCTGCTCGGAAGGAAAATTCTTATTATAGATGATAATAATGTGAATCTCAGAGTAGCTGCCGGTGCTTTGAAAAAGTATGGGGCAGAGGTGATCTGTGCAGACAGTGGTAAAAAGGCAATCTCACTGCTTACGCCGCCCCACCATTTTGATGCCTGCTTCATGGATATCCAGATGCCAGAGATGGATGG GTTTGAAGCTACAAGGAGAATACGTGACTTAGAACGCAATATCAGCAACAGTATTCAAGCATGGCATGTACCCATTCTGGCCATGACTGCTGATGTAATTCAGGCAACCCATGAGGAATGCACAAAGTGCGGAATGGATGGATATGTTTCAAAACCATTCGAAGCTGAACAGCTTTATCGCGAAGTTTCACGTTTTTTCCAATCTACTACAACTGGAAACGCGTAG